Proteins from one Streptomyces genisteinicus genomic window:
- a CDS encoding VOC family protein: MSVDLNHTIVHSRDAREAAEFFTRLLGLEITGEWGPFIAVALGNGVTLDFATVPEDTITPQHYAFLVSEEEFTAAYAQIEQRGIEHYADPRRTRPGTVNHNDGGRGVYFMDPSGHAMELITVPYGGWGA; this comes from the coding sequence TTGTCAGTCGACCTGAACCACACCATCGTCCATTCCCGGGACGCCCGCGAAGCCGCGGAGTTCTTCACCCGCCTGCTCGGCCTGGAGATCACCGGCGAATGGGGCCCCTTCATCGCCGTCGCCCTCGGCAACGGCGTCACGCTGGACTTCGCCACCGTCCCCGAGGACACGATCACCCCGCAGCACTACGCCTTCCTCGTCTCCGAGGAGGAGTTCACCGCCGCGTACGCGCAGATCGAGCAGCGCGGCATCGAGCACTACGCGGACCCGCGACGCACCCGACCGGGCACGGTCAACCACAACGACGGCGGCCGCGGCGTGTACTTCATGGACCCGTCGGGCCACGCGATGGAACTCATCACCGTGCCGTACGGCGGCTGGGGCGCGTAG
- a CDS encoding MerR family transcriptional regulator, whose amino-acid sequence MLIGDLSRRTGVRTHQLRYYEAQGLLKPLRRASGYREYTQDAVLTVLQIRKLLDAGLSTEDIAYLLPCVTGPEPELAPCGELIDTLRVRLSGLDEQIDTLTHSRRALHRYIEQTERRARESAPADA is encoded by the coding sequence GTGCTCATCGGGGATCTCAGCCGGCGCACCGGGGTGCGCACCCATCAGCTGCGCTACTACGAGGCGCAGGGCCTGCTCAAGCCCTTGCGGCGCGCCAGCGGATACCGGGAGTACACGCAGGACGCGGTCCTGACCGTGCTCCAGATCCGGAAGCTGCTCGACGCGGGACTGTCCACCGAGGACATCGCCTACCTGCTGCCCTGCGTCACGGGCCCGGAGCCGGAACTCGCCCCCTGCGGTGAGCTCATCGACACCCTCCGCGTACGGCTGTCCGGCCTCGACGAGCAGATCGACACCCTCACCCACTCACGCCGCGCCCTGCACCGGTACATCGAGCAGACGGAACGGCGCGCGCGGGAGAGCGCCCCCGCCGACGCCTGA
- the metG gene encoding methionine--tRNA ligase, whose protein sequence is MTTDAPRTYITTTIPYVNARPHLGFALELVQADVLARHRRQAGDDVRLLTGTDDNSLKNVIAAEAAGVGVQEFVDRNAVAFEELRDPLSVSFDDFIRTSSDPRHRAGVERLWHRVAAAGDLYRKHYEGLYCVGCEQFWAPGDLDAGRCPEHGTPPRPVAEENWFFRLSRYADTLRGLIEDGTLRIEPASRRNEVLSLIDGGLHDFSVSRSRTRARGWGIPVPGDDDQVVYVWWDALGNYVTGLGYGTGGEDFDRWWAGGGRRIHLLGKGVIRFHAVYWPAMLLSAGLPLPTDILVHDYLTVDGRKISKSAGTVVDPAGLVAEYGTDAVRWWLLRDVPRTGDADFTAESLVRRHDGDLAGGVGNLVNRVVTMIHRYRAGRPPGAAPLHGAPAVSEWLARAVTESAERVDAALEAYDFRQAASAVWTVLEEANRCVDATRPWVHARAEQDGDHAAGERLDEVLGTLLASCLVLAERLTPFLPDAAARITAQCTPVDGVLPPPVPLFPRLADAATPPPRPAG, encoded by the coding sequence ATGACCACCGACGCGCCACGCACCTACATCACCACGACCATCCCGTACGTCAACGCCCGTCCGCACCTGGGCTTCGCCCTCGAACTGGTGCAGGCGGACGTCCTCGCACGCCACCGCAGGCAGGCGGGCGACGACGTCCGGCTGCTCACCGGCACCGACGACAACTCCCTGAAGAACGTCATCGCCGCCGAGGCGGCCGGCGTCGGAGTGCAGGAGTTCGTCGACCGCAACGCGGTCGCCTTCGAGGAACTGCGCGATCCGCTCTCCGTCTCCTTCGACGACTTCATCCGCACCAGCAGCGACCCGCGCCACCGGGCCGGTGTGGAGCGGCTGTGGCACCGGGTCGCGGCGGCCGGAGACCTCTACCGCAAGCACTACGAGGGCCTCTACTGCGTCGGCTGCGAGCAGTTCTGGGCACCGGGGGACCTCGACGCCGGACGCTGTCCCGAACACGGCACGCCCCCGCGCCCGGTCGCCGAGGAGAACTGGTTCTTCCGCCTGTCCCGGTACGCGGACACCCTGCGCGGCCTGATCGAGGACGGCACCCTGCGCATCGAACCCGCCTCGCGCCGCAACGAGGTGCTGAGCCTGATCGACGGCGGACTCCACGACTTCTCGGTGTCCCGCTCCCGCACCCGCGCCCGCGGCTGGGGCATCCCGGTCCCCGGCGACGACGACCAGGTCGTCTACGTGTGGTGGGACGCCCTCGGCAACTACGTCACCGGCCTCGGATACGGCACCGGCGGCGAGGACTTCGACCGCTGGTGGGCGGGCGGCGGGAGGCGCATCCATCTCCTCGGCAAGGGCGTCATCCGCTTCCACGCCGTGTACTGGCCGGCCATGCTGCTCTCGGCGGGGCTCCCGCTGCCCACCGACATCCTCGTCCACGACTACCTCACCGTGGACGGACGCAAGATCAGCAAGTCGGCCGGCACGGTGGTCGACCCGGCCGGACTCGTCGCGGAGTACGGGACCGACGCGGTGCGCTGGTGGCTGCTGCGCGACGTACCGCGCACCGGGGACGCCGACTTCACGGCCGAGAGCCTGGTGCGGCGGCACGACGGCGATCTCGCCGGCGGCGTCGGAAACCTGGTCAACCGTGTGGTGACCATGATCCACCGCTACCGGGCGGGCAGGCCCCCGGGCGCCGCCCCGCTCCACGGCGCCCCCGCCGTGTCGGAGTGGCTCGCGCGTGCCGTGACCGAGAGCGCCGAACGCGTCGACGCGGCCCTGGAGGCCTACGACTTCCGGCAGGCGGCGTCCGCCGTGTGGACCGTCCTGGAGGAGGCCAACCGCTGCGTCGACGCCACCCGGCCCTGGGTGCACGCGCGGGCCGAGCAGGACGGCGACCACGCGGCGGGGGAGCGGCTCGACGAGGTGCTGGGCACCCTGCTCGCGAGCTGCCTCGTACTCGCCGAGCGGCTGACGCCCTTCCTCCCGGACGCCGCCGCCCGCATCACCGCGCAGTGCACGCCGGTGGACGGGGTGCTGCCGCCGCCGGTGCCGCTCTTCCCCCGGCTCGCCGACGCGGCGACCCCGCCGCCCCGCCCGGCGGGGTGA
- a CDS encoding NAD(P)-dependent oxidoreductase — protein sequence MTEHQSPDVTPVAVIGLGLMGQALAGAFLGGGAPTTVWNRTASKGDALVAAGARRAGSAREAVEAVGPDGLVVLCLTDYDAVREVLEPLGGVLAGRVLVNLTSGTSAAAREVAELMARTGGAYLDGAIMATPDGIGADDAAVLVSGDPAAWDRYGATLRLLGGGTARIGADHGLAALYEMGVLGLMWGVLNGFLHGAALLGAAGVSAEAFAPVARHGIGTVAGWLTDYARRVDAGDHASPDATLETHLATMDHLVHESEALGVDAELPRFVRELARRAAAAGHGGDEYSVMADVFRGRVGAPS from the coding sequence ATGACGGAGCATCAGTCACCGGATGTCACCCCGGTCGCGGTCATCGGACTCGGACTGATGGGGCAGGCGCTGGCCGGCGCGTTCCTCGGCGGCGGCGCACCCACCACGGTGTGGAACCGCACCGCGTCGAAGGGCGACGCCCTCGTCGCCGCGGGAGCCCGGCGCGCGGGCTCCGCCCGTGAAGCGGTGGAGGCCGTCGGGCCGGACGGACTCGTCGTCCTGTGCCTCACCGACTACGACGCGGTCCGCGAGGTCCTCGAACCGCTCGGCGGAGTCCTTGCCGGACGGGTCCTCGTCAACCTCACCTCGGGCACGTCGGCGGCGGCCCGTGAGGTCGCGGAGCTGATGGCACGGACGGGCGGCGCGTACCTCGACGGGGCGATCATGGCGACCCCCGACGGCATCGGCGCCGACGACGCGGCCGTCCTCGTCAGCGGGGACCCGGCGGCCTGGGACCGGTACGGGGCCACCCTGCGCCTCCTCGGCGGCGGGACCGCGCGCATCGGCGCGGACCACGGTCTCGCGGCCCTCTACGAGATGGGCGTGCTGGGGCTGATGTGGGGGGTCCTGAACGGCTTCCTCCACGGTGCGGCGCTGCTCGGGGCGGCGGGCGTCTCCGCGGAGGCGTTCGCCCCGGTGGCGCGGCACGGGATCGGGACCGTGGCCGGCTGGCTGACCGACTACGCGCGACGGGTGGACGCCGGGGACCACGCGTCGCCCGACGCCACCCTGGAGACCCATCTCGCCACCATGGACCACCTCGTGCACGAGAGCGAGGCGCTCGGTGTCGACGCCGAACTCCCGCGGTTCGTGCGCGAGCTGGCCCGGCGGGCGGCTGCCGCGGGCCACGGCGGCGACGAGTACTCGGTGATGGCCGACGTGTTCCGCGGGCGCGTGGGAGCGCCGTCGTGA
- a CDS encoding endonuclease I family protein: MPAPHARRWTTPVLGGLAAFTAVAALTLPAAAATPAPPTASAAGTAAPAYDDTYYADALGKSGAALKDALHTIVSDQTKLSYSAVWDALKATDQDPANSANVRLLYSGGSRSKSLNGGNVGDWNREHVWAKSHGDFGTATGPGTDIHHLRPTDVQVNSIRGNKDFDTGGSTVSGGGGSLTDSDSFEPRSADKGDVARMIFYMAVRYEGGDGWPDLEVNGNVNNGSAPYMGRLSVLKQWNVQDPPDAFEQRRNEVIYASYQGNRNPFIDHPEWVESIW, encoded by the coding sequence ATGCCTGCGCCCCACGCCCGACGCTGGACTACACCGGTACTCGGCGGTCTGGCGGCCTTCACCGCCGTGGCCGCACTGACCCTGCCGGCAGCCGCCGCCACCCCGGCGCCGCCGACCGCCTCCGCCGCGGGCACCGCCGCCCCGGCGTACGACGACACCTACTACGCCGACGCCCTGGGCAAGTCCGGCGCGGCGCTGAAGGACGCGCTCCACACGATCGTCAGTGACCAGACCAAGCTGTCCTACTCGGCCGTCTGGGACGCCCTCAAGGCCACCGACCAGGACCCGGCCAACAGCGCCAACGTGCGGTTGCTCTACTCGGGCGGGTCCCGCAGCAAGTCCCTCAACGGCGGCAATGTCGGCGACTGGAACAGGGAGCACGTCTGGGCCAAGTCCCACGGCGACTTCGGCACCGCCACCGGCCCGGGCACCGACATCCACCATCTGCGCCCGACCGACGTCCAGGTCAACAGCATCCGGGGCAACAAGGACTTCGACACCGGCGGCAGCACCGTCTCCGGCGGCGGGGGCAGCCTCACCGACTCGGACTCCTTCGAGCCCCGCAGCGCGGACAAGGGCGACGTGGCCCGCATGATCTTCTACATGGCCGTCCGGTACGAGGGCGGCGACGGCTGGCCGGACCTGGAGGTCAACGGGAACGTCAACAACGGCAGCGCCCCGTACATGGGCAGACTCAGCGTCCTCAAGCAGTGGAACGTCCAGGACCCGCCGGACGCGTTCGAACAGCGCCGGAACGAGGTCATATACGCGTCCTACCAGGGCAACCGGAACCCGTTCATCGACCACCCGGAGTGGGTCGAGTCGATCTGGTAG
- a CDS encoding amidase: protein MTTFEEQTTVHVFRDDALGEHDAVGLADAIRRREISAAEAARDAAARVRDADALLHAVQAHVDSPAQATATGGAFAGVPTFVKDNTDYAGLPTGHGSAAFTPRPARRHSPFTRQFLSTGVTVLGKTRLPEFGFSPTTEYDGAEPVRNPWHTGHSAGGSSGGSAALVAAGAVPLAHANDGGGSIRIPAACCGLVGLKPTRGRVVPNAQGRQLPLDIVSDGIVSRTVRDSAAFLAAAETHWRNPKLPPVGPAPEGPSGRRLRIGLLTDSPGGVTTDAPTREAVTATAAVLEGLGHTVEPVELTIDPRFTEDFLTYWGMLSFLLGVTGRTLGSGFDRHRMDGLSRGLRDTYTAKWRTTPGVVRRLKRTREAYAAAFRGVDLVLSPVLAHTTPPLGHLSPAVPYETLIERILAYVAFTPVNNVVGTPSLSLPARSTTPDGLPIGVMFSARPGDERTLLDVAFALEADQPFRGIRHP from the coding sequence GTGACGACCTTCGAGGAACAGACCACGGTGCACGTCTTCCGGGACGATGCGCTGGGCGAACACGACGCCGTCGGCCTCGCCGACGCGATCCGGCGGCGCGAGATCTCCGCCGCCGAGGCGGCACGGGACGCCGCGGCCCGCGTCAGGGACGCGGACGCCCTGCTCCACGCCGTCCAGGCACACGTCGACAGCCCGGCGCAGGCCACCGCCACCGGCGGTGCCTTCGCCGGAGTGCCCACCTTCGTCAAGGACAACACCGACTACGCGGGACTCCCGACCGGGCACGGCAGCGCCGCCTTCACACCGCGCCCCGCGCGCCGGCACTCCCCGTTCACCCGGCAGTTCCTGAGCACCGGGGTGACGGTGCTGGGCAAGACCCGGCTGCCCGAGTTCGGCTTCAGCCCCACCACGGAGTACGACGGCGCCGAGCCCGTCCGCAACCCGTGGCACACCGGCCACTCGGCGGGCGGCTCGTCGGGCGGCAGCGCGGCGCTCGTCGCCGCCGGAGCGGTCCCCCTCGCCCACGCCAACGACGGCGGCGGCTCCATCCGCATCCCCGCCGCCTGCTGCGGCCTCGTCGGCCTGAAGCCCACCCGGGGGCGGGTCGTGCCCAACGCGCAGGGCCGCCAACTGCCGCTCGACATCGTCTCCGACGGGATCGTCAGCCGCACCGTGCGCGACAGCGCGGCCTTCCTCGCCGCGGCCGAGACCCACTGGCGCAACCCGAAGCTGCCGCCCGTCGGCCCCGCGCCCGAAGGCCCCTCGGGGCGCCGGCTGCGCATCGGGCTCCTGACCGACTCGCCGGGCGGAGTCACCACCGACGCCCCGACCCGCGAGGCCGTCACCGCGACCGCGGCCGTCCTCGAAGGCCTCGGACACACCGTGGAGCCCGTCGAGCTGACGATCGACCCGCGCTTCACGGAGGACTTCCTCACCTACTGGGGCATGCTGTCGTTCCTGCTGGGCGTCACGGGCCGCACGCTGGGCAGCGGTTTCGACCGGCACCGGATGGACGGCCTCAGCCGCGGACTGCGCGACACCTACACGGCGAAGTGGCGCACCACCCCGGGCGTGGTGCGCCGCCTGAAGCGCACCCGGGAGGCGTACGCGGCCGCCTTCCGCGGCGTCGACCTCGTCCTCTCCCCGGTGCTCGCCCACACCACGCCCCCGCTCGGCCACCTCAGCCCGGCCGTCCCGTACGAGACGCTGATCGAACGGATCCTCGCGTACGTCGCGTTCACCCCGGTCAACAACGTCGTCGGCACACCGTCCCTCTCCCTGCCCGCACGCTCCACGACGCCCGACGGCCTCCCGATCGGCGTGATGTTCTCCGCCCGCCCCGGCGACGAACGCACCCTGCTCGACGTCGCCTTCGCCCTGGAGGCGGACCAGCCGTTCCGAGGCATCCGGCATCCGTGA
- a CDS encoding helix-turn-helix domain-containing protein, with product MTVEEEQRYGDEEGDGPGGGGASSPGSGILGVFGRQLKRFREWADHDRTAFGAMTGYSASTIASYEQGRRVPPPRFIDLADELLGARGVLAELKEEVARAQYPAFFRDAAKLEAEAVELHVYDTHVINGLLQTEDYARAVFTMRRPILSEETIEERVVARLARQGVLLRKPPSTFSFVIEESVLARPAGGREVMRGQWEQLVLCGQQRNIDIQVMPNKREEHAGLSGPFTLIETKEGRRIAYVEAYKHSRLHTDRRTVRELEEQYGLLRAQALTPRESLAFIEKLLGET from the coding sequence ATGACCGTCGAGGAAGAGCAGCGGTACGGCGACGAGGAGGGCGACGGCCCCGGTGGTGGCGGGGCGTCGTCACCCGGGTCGGGCATCCTCGGGGTGTTCGGGCGGCAGTTGAAGCGGTTCCGGGAGTGGGCGGACCACGACCGGACGGCCTTCGGGGCGATGACGGGGTACTCGGCCTCGACGATCGCCAGCTATGAACAGGGCCGGCGGGTGCCTCCGCCGAGGTTCATCGACCTGGCGGACGAACTGCTGGGGGCGCGCGGGGTCCTGGCCGAGCTGAAGGAGGAGGTCGCGCGGGCGCAGTATCCGGCGTTCTTCCGGGACGCGGCGAAGTTGGAGGCCGAGGCTGTCGAACTGCACGTGTACGACACTCACGTGATCAACGGACTTCTGCAGACCGAGGACTACGCACGGGCCGTGTTCACCATGCGGCGTCCGATCCTGAGCGAGGAGACGATCGAGGAGCGCGTCGTCGCCCGGCTCGCCAGGCAGGGCGTGCTGTTGCGCAAGCCGCCGTCCACGTTCAGCTTCGTCATCGAGGAGTCGGTTCTCGCACGGCCTGCGGGCGGTCGTGAGGTGATGCGCGGGCAGTGGGAGCAGCTTGTCCTCTGTGGTCAGCAGCGGAACATCGACATCCAGGTCATGCCGAACAAGCGGGAGGAGCATGCCGGACTGTCCGGTCCGTTCACCTTGATCGAGACGAAGGAAGGGCGCAGGATCGCGTACGTGGAGGCGTACAAGCACAGCCGCCTCCACACGGACCGGAGGACTGTGCGTGAGCTCGAGGAGCAGTACGGTCTTCTTCGGGCGCAGGCACTCACACCGCGCGAATCGCTGGCCTTCATCGAGAAGTTGCTTGGAGAGACATGA
- a CDS encoding DUF397 domain-containing protein, with translation MNVVKSVPATPALVWVKSSYSSGEGGQCVEVATRCGSVHVRDSKDVTVSPLTVRTGAWRVFVGFAGTGGTA, from the coding sequence ATGAACGTCGTGAAGTCCGTACCGGCCACCCCGGCGCTGGTGTGGGTCAAGAGCAGCTACAGCAGCGGCGAGGGCGGTCAGTGTGTGGAGGTCGCGACCCGCTGCGGCTCGGTTCACGTCCGTGACTCCAAGGACGTCACCGTGTCCCCGCTCACCGTCCGTACCGGTGCCTGGCGAGTCTTCGTCGGGTTCGCGGGGACGGGCGGGACCGCGTAG